A segment of the Agarivorans albus genome:
CTAAAAAAATAACCCATGTTATAGTGCTAGACGTAACAAAGAGCTAGAGAATCAAATGCCAAAGCTGATAAATCACGATGAAAAGCGCAAGGAGATTGCGCTAAAAGCCACAGAGATATTTCTCGAATATGGCTACAAAAATATTGGAATGCGCCAACTGTGTGAACAACTAGGCATGAGCAAAAGCGCTGTCTATCACTACTACAAAAGCAAAGATCAGCTTTTTATTGCAGCCACCGAAGCCATTGTAAGTGTTGATGCATCGGCGCTAATTGATGCCCCATTAGTGCCCCAGGCCAAGCTTGAACAGCGCTTAGAAAACTTTGTCATTATATTTCGGCAAATGGCGCCGCGATTCTTCAAAGAAATGCAACTTGTTGCCGACTATATTGAAGTGATTGGTGAGGAAAATGTGGCCAGCGATGCATGCATGCAACTGGCTAATCAGAACTACTTAGAGCTTCTGGCAAGCTATGTATCAGAAGAAGCTAAAGATAGCCTTTACACGCTTATGCTGGGTTTGCTAAACCATCAAATAATGGCAGGAAAACCCTTAGAGAAAAGCTACATAATAAAGATGGTGAGTGCGCAGTTAAGCAACTAACAAGAGCGCCAAATTAGCGCTCTTGTTAAGCGGTGTTACTCAAGCTCCAAATACACTTTATCCAGCAAGGACATGGCTAAGTCGTTATCGTAATAAGCCGCTTCGTTAATAAACGCTGGATATACTGTTTTCTCGCCTTGATAACAAATGTCTTCGCCCATAAAGGTTCTAAAAATAGGGTCACCAGTATTAATTGGCTGGTAGTCATTGTCTTGCACATTGCTGTGCACCATCGCTAGTCGTTCACCCTTGTCGTTAAGCGGCAGTTTAATGCTATCGAGATACAAAAAGGCTTCAACTTGTTTGGGTAGCTCAGGCAAATCTTGTTGATTATACAGCTCTACAAAATCAAGAATATGCCCGGTCATTTGCTCCATCTGCTCCAGCACATCTTGGCGCAACACCGATTGCGGCTGCGGCCCTACCTCAATTAAAACGCCATATTTACCACAACTTGCGAGGAAGCGGTGATTACTCATATCCTCTTCCGGTTCATCGAGAAACACCACGGCTTCTGGCATCTGCATAGTGACGTAAGCGGCAAGTTGTTTGTAGAAAGGTGTTTGCTCTAACAAGATAAGGGTAGGTCCCATGTTAGAGGTGGTATTGTGCAAGTCGATAACCAAATCCATGTTCGGTTTCGATTTAGGCCCAAGCTGCTGGTGCAACGCTTTAGCGCGTGATTGCTCATAATTGGCCAAACTAAAATCAGCCAAGTTACTGGCGCTAAATTGGCGATTTAAATCAGCATCAATGTAGCGTTTATTTTCACCATGCGCTTTAGGGTTGGCAAATACAGTTTCTACTTTGAGGCTAGGACGGGCAATAAGCTGAGGATGTTGCTGCCATTTATTTATTAAGTACACCCCACTAAATTCATTACCGTGGGTGCCACCTACAATGGCAACATTATTAATCTTCGACAAGTGCAGCTCTCCTTTTATACCAACCAGCAAACAGCCTTGAGCTTAAAAGGAAATGCGCTTTGACTCAAGCCAAAGCGCCGTTGCTGCTGACTATTCTTCTTGCTCTTGTTTACTAATACGGTAAGCCTTAGGTGTTAACTCAAGGTCTTTCTTAAATACCGCATACATGTATTGCAAAGAAGGGTAACCACATAGCTCCGCAATGTCGGAGGTGGAAAGCTCGGTATTACGCAACAAACTCATGGCTTGTTCTAACTTGGCACAGTGAATTTCTTGGTGAACCGAGTGGCCAATATCATCTTTAAAGCGCTTTTCTAAGTTTGAACGCGAGACTTTTACATAATCTAATACTTGCTCAACCTTAATGCCTTTACAGGCGTTATGGCGAATGAAGTGCATAGCTTGAATAACGTAAGGGTCTTTTAGCGCTTTGTAATCGGTAGATTGGCGCTCAACCACTTGCTCTGGGCCAACCAGCTCACGCACTTTACGTAATTCTTGCCCTTGTAGTTGGCGGTGCAATAGCTTGGCCGCTTGGAAGCCCATTTTACGACAACCTTGCGCCACCGAACTCAAAGATACTCGGCTTAAATGGCGAGTTAAGTCTTCATCATCAATACCAATAATTGACACTTTGTCTGGCACGATGATCCCCAAGTGATCACACACTTGCAGCAAGTGGCGCGCTCGCGCATCAGATACCGCAACAATGCCTACCGGCTTAGGCATAGATTGAATCCAATCCGCTAAACGGTTCATTGCATACTGCCAAGACTCTGGCGTGGTCTCCATGCCGCGGTAAACCGCGCACTCGTAACCATCACCTGCTACCAGTTGCTGGAAAATAGCTTCACGCTCCATCGCCCAGCGGTTGCCCTCATTAGGTGGCATGCCGTAGTAAGCGAAGTACTCTAAACCCTTGGCTTTTAGGTGCTCGTAGGCTGAATTAACCAAAGCGCGGTTATCGGTGGCCACGTAAGGAAAATCGGGGTATTGCTCTGGGTTTTCGTAAGAGCTGCCCACAGCCACTACTGGCACACGTAGGCCAGTTAAGGCTTTTTCAATTTCAGGGTCGTCGAAGTCGGCAATAATGCCGTCGCCTACCCAATGTTGTAGTTTGCTGATCCGACAGCGAAAATCTTCCTCTAGAAATATATCCCAATCACATTGTGATGCCTGTAAGTAATCGCCAATACCTTTAATGATCTGACGGTCATAAACCTTATTTGCATTAAATAACAATGTAATTTTGAAACGTTTATCAAACATGTGGGGCTCCTAAAAGCACGGTGCCAATCAAGATTTAATTTAATATCTAAAAAAAAAGAGCCGAACGCTACTGTGAAAAATCGTAATGT
Coding sequences within it:
- a CDS encoding TetR/AcrR family transcriptional regulator — encoded protein: MPKLINHDEKRKEIALKATEIFLEYGYKNIGMRQLCEQLGMSKSAVYHYYKSKDQLFIAATEAIVSVDASALIDAPLVPQAKLEQRLENFVIIFRQMAPRFFKEMQLVADYIEVIGEENVASDACMQLANQNYLELLASYVSEEAKDSLYTLMLGLLNHQIMAGKPLEKSYIIKMVSAQLSN
- a CDS encoding aspartoacylase, producing MSKINNVAIVGGTHGNEFSGVYLINKWQQHPQLIARPSLKVETVFANPKAHGENKRYIDADLNRQFSASNLADFSLANYEQSRAKALHQQLGPKSKPNMDLVIDLHNTTSNMGPTLILLEQTPFYKQLAAYVTMQMPEAVVFLDEPEEDMSNHRFLASCGKYGVLIEVGPQPQSVLRQDVLEQMEQMTGHILDFVELYNQQDLPELPKQVEAFLYLDSIKLPLNDKGERLAMVHSNVQDNDYQPINTGDPIFRTFMGEDICYQGEKTVYPAFINEAAYYDNDLAMSLLDKVYLELE
- a CDS encoding XylR family transcriptional regulator, with product MFDKRFKITLLFNANKVYDRQIIKGIGDYLQASQCDWDIFLEEDFRCRISKLQHWVGDGIIADFDDPEIEKALTGLRVPVVAVGSSYENPEQYPDFPYVATDNRALVNSAYEHLKAKGLEYFAYYGMPPNEGNRWAMEREAIFQQLVAGDGYECAVYRGMETTPESWQYAMNRLADWIQSMPKPVGIVAVSDARARHLLQVCDHLGIIVPDKVSIIGIDDEDLTRHLSRVSLSSVAQGCRKMGFQAAKLLHRQLQGQELRKVRELVGPEQVVERQSTDYKALKDPYVIQAMHFIRHNACKGIKVEQVLDYVKVSRSNLEKRFKDDIGHSVHQEIHCAKLEQAMSLLRNTELSTSDIAELCGYPSLQYMYAVFKKDLELTPKAYRISKQEQEE